A portion of the Candidatus Binataceae bacterium genome contains these proteins:
- a CDS encoding DUF192 domain-containing protein: MAASGMRAINQTRGTVLCARLEDAGGVSGKSRGLLGRDALEADAGMLFEAGRWEPFMWMHMMFMRFAIDIVFLDRRGVVIKINRNLRPWRFSSLVWGARRALELAAGGVGRSGTEVGDQVVIEHG, from the coding sequence ATGGCAGCGAGCGGCATGCGCGCGATCAATCAAACTCGTGGCACTGTGCTTTGCGCGCGCTTGGAGGACGCGGGCGGCGTTAGCGGCAAGAGCCGCGGATTGCTTGGCCGCGACGCGCTGGAGGCTGACGCGGGGATGCTGTTCGAGGCCGGGCGCTGGGAGCCGTTTATGTGGATGCACATGATGTTCATGCGTTTCGCGATCGACATCGTCTTCCTCGACCGGCGCGGCGTCGTGATCAAGATCAATCGTAATCTGCGGCCGTGGCGGTTCTCTTCTTTGGTCTGGGGCGCGCGCAGGGCGCTCGAACTGGCGGCCGGCGGGGTCGGGCGCAGCGGCACCGAGGTCGGAGATCAGGTCGTGATCGAACACGGCTGA
- a CDS encoding TadE/TadG family type IV pilus assembly protein, translating into MTENAPRRRFTGTISGSHRIARNRGQAAVEFALVMIVAMIVLFAAVQMAVIGQAALALGQMNYQGARYAAVNSSASCSQVATYMAGVGSPTITKNGVSCTSCPASGGAVGVQMTCSGGACGTRNFGDPVQVSLCFDASNLLFLSQNFLGVVFPTQLSSTETAMTE; encoded by the coding sequence ATGACAGAAAATGCGCCACGGCGTCGCTTCACAGGAACGATTTCTGGATCGCACCGGATAGCGCGAAATCGGGGCCAGGCCGCGGTCGAATTTGCGCTGGTGATGATCGTGGCGATGATCGTATTGTTCGCCGCGGTACAGATGGCCGTCATCGGTCAGGCCGCCTTGGCATTGGGCCAGATGAACTACCAAGGCGCGCGTTACGCCGCGGTGAACAGCAGCGCGAGCTGCAGTCAGGTCGCCACGTACATGGCCGGCGTCGGCTCGCCCACCATTACCAAGAATGGCGTCAGCTGCACCAGCTGTCCGGCAAGTGGTGGTGCGGTCGGTGTCCAGATGACGTGCAGCGGTGGTGCCTGCGGGACTCGCAACTTCGGCGACCCGGTGCAGGTATCACTCTGCTTCGACGCGAGCAATCTGTTGTTCCTGTCGCAGAACTTTCTCGGGGTCGTTTTTCCAACTCAGCTGAGCAGCACCGAGACGGCGATGACGGAATAG